From Toxorhynchites rutilus septentrionalis strain SRP chromosome 2, ASM2978413v1, whole genome shotgun sequence, a single genomic window includes:
- the LOC129768749 gene encoding uncharacterized protein LOC129768749, with the protein MTFERAILLMLAVLIVVPKARAKQNEQTGAEISELDMFNELKLAYVKESYINESFESLNGFTQNASFCIQDKVNGSNTSDREQFSASYCPQMREAIGCLSPAIDEIRKRLNEDGLEMVEILMNFISQAIELACKNKGEIFFDHGVDQNCRHNLGKGLESCLSIGFTKQTQCDDLVKMRKCLVTKLNECNASRLMEFFDLLYQPLRKTVDCKHILLIHLLSTIGIA; encoded by the exons ATGACATTTGAAAGAGCTATTCTCTTGATGCTAGCTGTGCTAATTGTCG ttCCAAAGGCACGAGCTAAACAGAATGAGCAAACAGGAGCGGAAATCAGTGAATTAGATATGTTCAATGAATTAAAATTGGCGTATGTGAAGGAATCGTACATCAATGAGTCGTTTGAATCGTTGAATGGTTTCACTCAGAATGCATCCTTCTGCATTCAGGATAAGGTAAATGGATCGAACACCTCGGATCGGGAACAGTTCTCCGCCTC CTACTGCCCTCAGATGCGGGAAGCCATAGGCTGCCTTTCTCCAGCCATCGACGAAATCCGCAAACGTCTAAACGAAGACGGACTGGAGATGGTGGAAATCTTGATGAATTTCATTTCTCAAGCTATTGAACTGGCGTGTAAAAATAAGGGAGAAATTTTTTTCG ATCATGGTGTGGATCAGAACTGTAGACACAACTTGGGCAAAGGTCTTGAGAGCTGCTTGAGCATAGGTTTCACCAAACAGACGCAATGCGATGACTTAGTCAAGATGCGAAAATGTCTGGTGACGAAATTGAACGAGTGTAATGCATCTAGGCTTATGGAGTTTTTCGATTTGCTCTATCAACCCCTGAGGAAAACTGTCGATTGCAAGCATATCCTGTTGATACACCTATTGAGTACAATTGGCATTGCATAG